One Xiphophorus hellerii strain 12219 chromosome 1, Xiphophorus_hellerii-4.1, whole genome shotgun sequence DNA segment encodes these proteins:
- the usp19 gene encoding ubiquitin carboxyl-terminal hydrolase 19 isoform X4 — MASSGGDRVAGSETAGRRSGAQQRGGTRENGSEQTSSTSKKKQKDKANQESREAKRAAAAANAALDGVLAEVKKDVFVDWKQNVNEVTVRLRCGDGVQRTEDINTTFTDTHCNVSFPDGRQWSCQLQEEIEASCSKAQYKEKGGFLHLILHKKIPFHIWPSLKSNKKEKDVARPESRNETKPSTLKSSEKARLALEQLQPRPPSSPAHDEQSRSAGRPERGFKRCFKNKAGDKAATDSVQVKKGSDDSSGASIVPRAAGKGEQPSQEHGAARTTLLLPNMSKDPEGEPASDRSTAAAGTIPHPSSHRHEDNREEKEGGSQESGAPGAAAGDRAQVEKTDESIDVSETTIPGTDGHLTAPDITDRFQNPAKSNKEPDSSPQMPRDGTDLEVQGKPTERESQQDAFTSQQPGITEKLPEPAAGATHRQGQSAGLTLKSSSCDGEEKRDQSKEEPTLEMMQQEAAPEPMVNLPLVKNDSYEKGTDLMVVNVYMKGICRETARVIFREQDFTLIFQTSDANFLRLHSGCGPNTVFKWQVKLRNLIQPEQCSYSFTPSRLDITLKKRHSQRWGGLEAPASQGAVGGAKVAVPSSPACMEKSQPGSSQHSLPAKEEPPRVGEEPTKAPKAPPRGVEETSLDTVAPRPVSEHVNITKAEPTVTMPQPKPTCMVQPMTHAPPAANECHEEEEEKKVCLPGFTGLVNLGNTCFMNSVIQSLSNTRELRDYFHDRAFESEINCSNPLGTGGRLAIGFAVLLRALWKGTHHAFQPSKLKAIVASKASQFTGYAQHDAQEFMAFLLDGLHEDLNRIQNKPYTETVDSDGRLDEVVAEEAWQRHKMRNDSFIVDLFQGQFKSKLVCPTCSKVSITFDPFLYLPVPLPQKQKVLSVFYFAKEPHKKPIKFLVSVSKENSSTAEVLESISRSVRVKSENLRLAEVAKNRFQRIFLPSHSLDTVSPSDMLFCFEVLSKDLAKERVVLLRVQQKLQVPSIPISKCAACLKPPVSEEDKLKRCTRCYRVGYCNQHCQRTHWPSHKSLCRPNSENVGLPFLVSIPESRLCYARLAQLLEGYSRFSVNVFQPPFQSGRTSPETPQSRLDALPTVLGSPDGAAAGDEARGAGGDVQAGDADLESPSLPPELQGEYSQASAIHSEASGSFSLSSTRTKDSGFSESVSSTSCCSLDPQAEKETTCEKAVRPEAAVTGYQQPSEAASGHASQFYIGLLDSNNKEQRLDEKEDALADVVDDATLELVWKNNERLKEYVLVSSKELEYDDDPSSMSETARAGHFTLEQCLNLFTKPEVLAPEEAWYCPKCQQHREASKQLLLWRLPNVLIIQLKRFSFRSFIWRDKINDMVDFPVRNLDLSKFCIGQKDEMQQAPIYDLYAVINHYGGMIGGHYTAYARLPSDKNSQRSDVGWRLFDDSTVTMVEESQVVTRYAYVLFYRRRNSPVERPPRFLSPGAESATATGASASQASSQSLFGTDLDPEGPPTLTPEVPADIFAHSAECTAPSYSNMEEVD, encoded by the exons ATGTGTTTGTGGACTGGAAGCAGAACGTGAATGAAGTGACGGTCAGGCTGCGCTGTGGAGACGGGGTGCAGAGGACAGAGGACATCAACACCACGTTCACCGACACACACTGCAACGTGTCTTTCCCAG ATGGGCGGCAGTGGAGCTGTCAGTTGCAGGAGGAAATCGAGGCCTCCTGCAGTAAAGCACAGTACAAGGAGAAAGGTGGATTTCTGCACCTCATTTTGCACAAGAAGATTCCGTTTCACATTTGGCCGTCTCTCAAG TCAAATAAGAAGGAAAAGGACGTGGCCCGACCAGAGTCCAGAAATGAAACCAAACCTTCCACCTTGAAGTCATCAGAGAAAGCCAGATTAGCTTTAGAGCAGCTGCAGCCTCGGCCTCCCTCATCACCCGCACACGACGAGCAGAGCCGCAGCGCTGGCAGGCCCGAGCGCGGCTTCAAGCGCTGCTTCAAAAACAAAGCGGGCGACAAGGCGGCCACCGACTCGGTCCAGGTGAAAAAGGGCTCCGACGACAGCTCGGGCGCCAGCATCGTGCCAAGGGCAGCCGGAAAAGGCGAGCAGCCATCTCAGGAACACGGTGCCGCACGCACCACTTTGCTGCTGCCCAACATGAGCAAAGACCCAGAAGGGGAGCCCGCCTCTGACAGATCTACTGCAGCTGCTGGTACAATTCCTCATCCCAGCTCACACAGACATGAAGACAACAGAGAAGAGAAAGAGGGAGGCAGCCAGGAATCTGGAGCACCAGGGGCGGCTGCTGGAGACAGAGCTCAG GTGGAGAAGACAGACGAGTCAATAGACGTGTCCGAAACAACAATACCTGGGACTGACGGCCATCTAACAGCTCCTGACATCACTGATCGCTTCCAGAACCCAGCCAAATCCAACAAGGAACCGGATTCTTCTCCACAGATGCCGAGAGACGGAACTGACCTTGAGGTGCAAGGAAAACCCACCGAGCGCGAATCCCAGCAGGACGCTTTCACATCCCAGCAGCCTGGGATAACAGAGAAGCTACCAGAACCGGCTGCCGGCGCAACTCACAGGCAGGGTCAATCAGCAGGTCTAACGCTGAAGTCAAGCAGTTGTGACGGAGAGGAGAAACGGGACCAGTCAAAGGAAGAGCCCACTCTGGAGATGATGCAACAGGAAG CAGCCCCAGAGCCGATGGTCAACCTGCCGTTGGTGAAAAACGACTCGTACGAGAAGGGCACAGACCTGATGGTGGTCAACGTTTACATGAAGGGAATCTGCAGGGAAACAGCCAGGGTCATCTTCAGAGAGCAGGACTTCACCCTCATCTTCCAGACAAG CGATGCGAACTTTCTTCGGCTTCATTCAGGCTGTGGGCCAAACACGGTGTTCAAGTGGCAAGTTAAACTCAG GAACCTGATCCAGCCAGAGCAGTGCAGCTACTCCTTCACCCCGTCCCGCCTGGACATCACCCTGAAGAAGAGACACAGCCAGCGCTGGGGCGGCCTGGAGGCCCCGGCCTCACAAG GTGCAGTGGGTGGTGCTAAGGTTGCTGTGCCCTCCAGCCCCGCCTGCATGGAGAAAAGCCAGCCAGGCAGCAGTCAGCACAGCCTCCCAGCCAAGGAGGAGCCCCCGAGGGTCGGAGAGGAGCCCACCAAGGCGCCCAAGGCACCTCCCAGAGGAGTGGAGGAAACGAGTCTGGATACCGTAGCTCCCCGCCCCGTCTCTGAGCACGTTAACATCACCAAGGCGGAGCCCACAGTAACCATG CCTCAGCCCAAGCCTACTTGCATGGTGCAGCCCATGACCCATGCACCACCTGCTGCTAACGAGTGccacgaggaagaggaggagaagaaggtgTGCCTGCCTGGATTCACAGGACTGGTTAACCTGGGCAACACCTGCTTCATGAACAGCGTCATCCAATCCCTGTCCAACACCAGAGAACTCAGGGATTACTTCCATG ACCGAGCGTTTGAATCCGAGATCAACTGCAGTAATCCACTGGGAACCGGAGGCAGGCTGGCCATCGGCTTTGCCGTTCTGCTCAGGGCTCTGTGGAAAGGGACTCATCATGCCTTCCAACCATCAAAATTAAAG GCAATCGTGGCCAGTAAGGCCAGCCAGTTCACAGGTTATGCTCAGCACGATGCGCAGGAGTTCATGGCGTTCCTCCTGGACGGACTCCACGAGGACCTGAACCGGATCCAGAATAAACCCTACACCGAGACGGTGGACTCTGACGGACGTCTTGATGAG GTGGTGGCAGAGGAGGCATGGCAGCGGCACAAGATGAGAAACGACTCGTTTATCGTGGATCTGTTCCAAGGCCAGTTTAAATCCAAGCTAGTGTGCCCCACATGCTCCAAG GTCTCCATCACCTTTGACCCCTTCCTGTACCTCCCAGTCCCGttgccacaaaaacaaaaagtgctcTCTGTTTTCTACTTTGCTAAAGAACCTCATAAAAAACCAATCAAG TTTCTGGTTAGTGTGAGCAAGGAGAACTCCAGCACTGCTGAGGTTCTGGAATCTATCTCCAGGAGTGTGAGGGTCAAGTCTGAGAACCTCAGACTGGCGGAG GTGGCGAAAAATCGCTTCCAACGCATCTTCCTGCCGTCCCATTCTCTGGACACCGTGTCGCCGTCTGATATGTTGTTCTGCTTCGAGGTGCTTTCCAAAGATCTGGCCAAAGAACGAGTGGTGCTGCTCAGAGTGCAGCAG AAACTCCAGGTGCCCAGCATCCCCATCTCAAAGTGCGCTGCCTGCCTGAAACCTCCAGTGTCCGAGGAAGACAAACTGAAGCGGTGCACCCGCTGCTACCGAGTGGGCTACTGCAATCA ACATTGTCAGAGAACTCACTGGCCCAGTCACAAGAGTCTATGTCGTCCCAACTCTGAGAATGTAGGCCTGCCATTCCTTGTTAGCATCCCAGAGTCCCGCCTGTGCTACGCCCGCCTCGCCCAGCTGCTGGAGGGTTACTCCAG GTTTTCTGTAAACGTATTCCAACCCCCGTTCCAATCAGGCAGAACGTCTCCTGAAACACCCCAGTCCCGGTTAGACGCACTGCCAACGGTGCTCGGCTCTCCTGACGGTGCTGCAGCCGGAGACGAGGCCAGGGGGGCGGGTGGTGATGTACAGGCTGGCGATGCTGACTTGGAGAGCCCCTCTCTGCCGCCTGAGCTCCAGGGGGAATACAGCCAGGCGTCGGCGATCCACTCCGAGGCGTCTGGTTCCTTCTCCCTCTCCAGCACCCGGACTAAGGACTCTGGGTTTTCTGAATCCGTTTCCTCTacttcctgctgctctctgGACCCTCAAGCCGAGAAAGAGACGACATGTGAGAAAGCAGTGCGGCCAGAAg CTGCAGTAACAGGGTACCAACAGCCGAGCGAGGCAGCGTCTGGTCATGCCAGTCAGTTCTACATCGGTCTGCTGGACTCGAACAACAAGGAGCAAAGGCTGGACGAGAAAG AGGATGCGCTCGCGGACGTGGTAGATGATGCGACCTTGGAGCTGGTGTGGAAGAACAACGAGCGTCTGAAGGAGTACGTGCTGGTCAGCTCTAAGGAGCTAGAGTACGACGACGACCCCAGCTCCATGAGCGAGACAGCCAGAGCAGGACATTTCACCCTGGAGCAGTGCCTCAATCTCTTCACCAAGCCTGAGGTGTTGGCACCTGAAGAGGCCTG GTACTGTCCAAAGTGCCAGCAGCACCGAGAGGCCTCCAAGCAACTCCTGCTGTGGCGTCTGCCGAACGTATTGATCATCCAGCTCAAACGTTTCTCCTTCAGAAGCTTCATCTGGAGGGACAAGATCAATGACATGGTCGACTTTCCTGTCAG GAACTTGGATCTGAGTAAGTTCTGCATTGGCCAGAAGGACGAGATGCAGCAGGCCCCCATCTATGACCTCTATGCAGTCATCAACCATTACGGAGGGATGATCGGAGGACACTACACAGCGTACGCTCGCCTGCCCAGTGACAAGAACAGTCAGCGCAGTGATGTTG GGTGGCGACTGTTCGACGACAGCACTGTGACAATGGTGGAGGAGAGCCAGGTGGTGACGCGTTACGCCTACGTCCTGTTCTACCGCCGCAGGAACTCCCCCGTGGAGAGGCCACCACGCTTCCTCTCTCCCGGAGCAGAGTCAGCTACAGCCACAGGAGCCTCTGCCAGCCAG GCCTCTAGCCAGTCACTGTTTGGGACAGACCTGGACCCTGAAGGACCCCCCACCCTCACCCCGGAGGTGCCAGCTGACATTTTCGCTCACTCTGCAGAGTGCACGGCACCGTCCTACAGTAACATGGAGGAGGTGGACTAG
- the usp19 gene encoding ubiquitin carboxyl-terminal hydrolase 19 isoform X5 produces the protein MASSGGDRVAGSETAGRRSGAQQRGGTRENGSEQTSSTSKKKQKDKANQESREAKRAAAAANAALDGVLAEVKKDVFVDWKQNVNEVTVRLRCGDGVQRTEDINTTFTDTHCNVSFPDGRQWSCQLQEEIEASCSKAQYKEKGGFLHLILHKKIPFHIWPSLKSNKKEKDVARPESRNETKPSTLKSSEKARLALEQLQPRPPSSPAHDEQSRSAGRPERGFKRCFKNKAGDKAATDSVQVKKGSDDSSGASIVPRAAGKGEQPSQEHGAARTTLLLPNMSKDPEGEPASDRSTAAAGTIPHPSSHRHEDNREEKEGGSQESGAPGAAAGDRAQVEKTDESIDVSETTIPGTDGHLTAPDITDRFQNPAKSNKEPDSSPQMPRDGTDLEVQGKPTERESQQDAFTSQQPGITEKLPEPAAGATHRQGQSAGLTLKSSSCDGEEKRDQSKEEPTLEMMQQEAAPEPMVNLPLVKNDSYEKGTDLMVVNVYMKGICRETARVIFREQDFTLIFQTSDANFLRLHSGCGPNTVFKWQVKLRNLIQPEQCSYSFTPSRLDITLKKRHSQRWGGLEAPASQVGGAKVAVPSSPACMEKSQPGSSQHSLPAKEEPPRVGEEPTKAPKAPPRGVEETSLDTVAPRPVSEHVNITKAEPTVTMPQPKPTCMVQPMTHAPPAANECHEEEEEKKVCLPGFTGLVNLGNTCFMNSVIQSLSNTRELRDYFHDRAFESEINCSNPLGTGGRLAIGFAVLLRALWKGTHHAFQPSKLKAIVASKASQFTGYAQHDAQEFMAFLLDGLHEDLNRIQNKPYTETVDSDGRLDEVVAEEAWQRHKMRNDSFIVDLFQGQFKSKLVCPTCSKVSITFDPFLYLPVPLPQKQKVLSVFYFAKEPHKKPIKFLVSVSKENSSTAEVLESISRSVRVKSENLRLAEVAKNRFQRIFLPSHSLDTVSPSDMLFCFEVLSKDLAKERVVLLRVQQKLQVPSIPISKCAACLKPPVSEEDKLKRCTRCYRVGYCNQHCQRTHWPSHKSLCRPNSENVGLPFLVSIPESRLCYARLAQLLEGYSRFSVNVFQPPFQSGRTSPETPQSRLDALPTVLGSPDGAAAGDEARGAGGDVQAGDADLESPSLPPELQGEYSQASAIHSEASGSFSLSSTRTKDSGFSESVSSTSCCSLDPQAEKETTCEKAVRPEAAVTGYQQPSEAASGHASQFYIGLLDSNNKEQRLDEKEDALADVVDDATLELVWKNNERLKEYVLVSSKELEYDDDPSSMSETARAGHFTLEQCLNLFTKPEVLAPEEAWYCPKCQQHREASKQLLLWRLPNVLIIQLKRFSFRSFIWRDKINDMVDFPVRNLDLSKFCIGQKDEMQQAPIYDLYAVINHYGGMIGGHYTAYARLPSDKNSQRSDVGWRLFDDSTVTMVEESQVVTRYAYVLFYRRRNSPVERPPRFLSPGAESATATGASASQASSQSLFGTDLDPEGPPTLTPEVPADIFAHSAECTAPSYSNMEEVD, from the exons ATGTGTTTGTGGACTGGAAGCAGAACGTGAATGAAGTGACGGTCAGGCTGCGCTGTGGAGACGGGGTGCAGAGGACAGAGGACATCAACACCACGTTCACCGACACACACTGCAACGTGTCTTTCCCAG ATGGGCGGCAGTGGAGCTGTCAGTTGCAGGAGGAAATCGAGGCCTCCTGCAGTAAAGCACAGTACAAGGAGAAAGGTGGATTTCTGCACCTCATTTTGCACAAGAAGATTCCGTTTCACATTTGGCCGTCTCTCAAG TCAAATAAGAAGGAAAAGGACGTGGCCCGACCAGAGTCCAGAAATGAAACCAAACCTTCCACCTTGAAGTCATCAGAGAAAGCCAGATTAGCTTTAGAGCAGCTGCAGCCTCGGCCTCCCTCATCACCCGCACACGACGAGCAGAGCCGCAGCGCTGGCAGGCCCGAGCGCGGCTTCAAGCGCTGCTTCAAAAACAAAGCGGGCGACAAGGCGGCCACCGACTCGGTCCAGGTGAAAAAGGGCTCCGACGACAGCTCGGGCGCCAGCATCGTGCCAAGGGCAGCCGGAAAAGGCGAGCAGCCATCTCAGGAACACGGTGCCGCACGCACCACTTTGCTGCTGCCCAACATGAGCAAAGACCCAGAAGGGGAGCCCGCCTCTGACAGATCTACTGCAGCTGCTGGTACAATTCCTCATCCCAGCTCACACAGACATGAAGACAACAGAGAAGAGAAAGAGGGAGGCAGCCAGGAATCTGGAGCACCAGGGGCGGCTGCTGGAGACAGAGCTCAG GTGGAGAAGACAGACGAGTCAATAGACGTGTCCGAAACAACAATACCTGGGACTGACGGCCATCTAACAGCTCCTGACATCACTGATCGCTTCCAGAACCCAGCCAAATCCAACAAGGAACCGGATTCTTCTCCACAGATGCCGAGAGACGGAACTGACCTTGAGGTGCAAGGAAAACCCACCGAGCGCGAATCCCAGCAGGACGCTTTCACATCCCAGCAGCCTGGGATAACAGAGAAGCTACCAGAACCGGCTGCCGGCGCAACTCACAGGCAGGGTCAATCAGCAGGTCTAACGCTGAAGTCAAGCAGTTGTGACGGAGAGGAGAAACGGGACCAGTCAAAGGAAGAGCCCACTCTGGAGATGATGCAACAGGAAG CAGCCCCAGAGCCGATGGTCAACCTGCCGTTGGTGAAAAACGACTCGTACGAGAAGGGCACAGACCTGATGGTGGTCAACGTTTACATGAAGGGAATCTGCAGGGAAACAGCCAGGGTCATCTTCAGAGAGCAGGACTTCACCCTCATCTTCCAGACAAG CGATGCGAACTTTCTTCGGCTTCATTCAGGCTGTGGGCCAAACACGGTGTTCAAGTGGCAAGTTAAACTCAG GAACCTGATCCAGCCAGAGCAGTGCAGCTACTCCTTCACCCCGTCCCGCCTGGACATCACCCTGAAGAAGAGACACAGCCAGCGCTGGGGCGGCCTGGAGGCCCCGGCCTCACAAG TGGGTGGTGCTAAGGTTGCTGTGCCCTCCAGCCCCGCCTGCATGGAGAAAAGCCAGCCAGGCAGCAGTCAGCACAGCCTCCCAGCCAAGGAGGAGCCCCCGAGGGTCGGAGAGGAGCCCACCAAGGCGCCCAAGGCACCTCCCAGAGGAGTGGAGGAAACGAGTCTGGATACCGTAGCTCCCCGCCCCGTCTCTGAGCACGTTAACATCACCAAGGCGGAGCCCACAGTAACCATG CCTCAGCCCAAGCCTACTTGCATGGTGCAGCCCATGACCCATGCACCACCTGCTGCTAACGAGTGccacgaggaagaggaggagaagaaggtgTGCCTGCCTGGATTCACAGGACTGGTTAACCTGGGCAACACCTGCTTCATGAACAGCGTCATCCAATCCCTGTCCAACACCAGAGAACTCAGGGATTACTTCCATG ACCGAGCGTTTGAATCCGAGATCAACTGCAGTAATCCACTGGGAACCGGAGGCAGGCTGGCCATCGGCTTTGCCGTTCTGCTCAGGGCTCTGTGGAAAGGGACTCATCATGCCTTCCAACCATCAAAATTAAAG GCAATCGTGGCCAGTAAGGCCAGCCAGTTCACAGGTTATGCTCAGCACGATGCGCAGGAGTTCATGGCGTTCCTCCTGGACGGACTCCACGAGGACCTGAACCGGATCCAGAATAAACCCTACACCGAGACGGTGGACTCTGACGGACGTCTTGATGAG GTGGTGGCAGAGGAGGCATGGCAGCGGCACAAGATGAGAAACGACTCGTTTATCGTGGATCTGTTCCAAGGCCAGTTTAAATCCAAGCTAGTGTGCCCCACATGCTCCAAG GTCTCCATCACCTTTGACCCCTTCCTGTACCTCCCAGTCCCGttgccacaaaaacaaaaagtgctcTCTGTTTTCTACTTTGCTAAAGAACCTCATAAAAAACCAATCAAG TTTCTGGTTAGTGTGAGCAAGGAGAACTCCAGCACTGCTGAGGTTCTGGAATCTATCTCCAGGAGTGTGAGGGTCAAGTCTGAGAACCTCAGACTGGCGGAG GTGGCGAAAAATCGCTTCCAACGCATCTTCCTGCCGTCCCATTCTCTGGACACCGTGTCGCCGTCTGATATGTTGTTCTGCTTCGAGGTGCTTTCCAAAGATCTGGCCAAAGAACGAGTGGTGCTGCTCAGAGTGCAGCAG AAACTCCAGGTGCCCAGCATCCCCATCTCAAAGTGCGCTGCCTGCCTGAAACCTCCAGTGTCCGAGGAAGACAAACTGAAGCGGTGCACCCGCTGCTACCGAGTGGGCTACTGCAATCA ACATTGTCAGAGAACTCACTGGCCCAGTCACAAGAGTCTATGTCGTCCCAACTCTGAGAATGTAGGCCTGCCATTCCTTGTTAGCATCCCAGAGTCCCGCCTGTGCTACGCCCGCCTCGCCCAGCTGCTGGAGGGTTACTCCAG GTTTTCTGTAAACGTATTCCAACCCCCGTTCCAATCAGGCAGAACGTCTCCTGAAACACCCCAGTCCCGGTTAGACGCACTGCCAACGGTGCTCGGCTCTCCTGACGGTGCTGCAGCCGGAGACGAGGCCAGGGGGGCGGGTGGTGATGTACAGGCTGGCGATGCTGACTTGGAGAGCCCCTCTCTGCCGCCTGAGCTCCAGGGGGAATACAGCCAGGCGTCGGCGATCCACTCCGAGGCGTCTGGTTCCTTCTCCCTCTCCAGCACCCGGACTAAGGACTCTGGGTTTTCTGAATCCGTTTCCTCTacttcctgctgctctctgGACCCTCAAGCCGAGAAAGAGACGACATGTGAGAAAGCAGTGCGGCCAGAAg CTGCAGTAACAGGGTACCAACAGCCGAGCGAGGCAGCGTCTGGTCATGCCAGTCAGTTCTACATCGGTCTGCTGGACTCGAACAACAAGGAGCAAAGGCTGGACGAGAAAG AGGATGCGCTCGCGGACGTGGTAGATGATGCGACCTTGGAGCTGGTGTGGAAGAACAACGAGCGTCTGAAGGAGTACGTGCTGGTCAGCTCTAAGGAGCTAGAGTACGACGACGACCCCAGCTCCATGAGCGAGACAGCCAGAGCAGGACATTTCACCCTGGAGCAGTGCCTCAATCTCTTCACCAAGCCTGAGGTGTTGGCACCTGAAGAGGCCTG GTACTGTCCAAAGTGCCAGCAGCACCGAGAGGCCTCCAAGCAACTCCTGCTGTGGCGTCTGCCGAACGTATTGATCATCCAGCTCAAACGTTTCTCCTTCAGAAGCTTCATCTGGAGGGACAAGATCAATGACATGGTCGACTTTCCTGTCAG GAACTTGGATCTGAGTAAGTTCTGCATTGGCCAGAAGGACGAGATGCAGCAGGCCCCCATCTATGACCTCTATGCAGTCATCAACCATTACGGAGGGATGATCGGAGGACACTACACAGCGTACGCTCGCCTGCCCAGTGACAAGAACAGTCAGCGCAGTGATGTTG GGTGGCGACTGTTCGACGACAGCACTGTGACAATGGTGGAGGAGAGCCAGGTGGTGACGCGTTACGCCTACGTCCTGTTCTACCGCCGCAGGAACTCCCCCGTGGAGAGGCCACCACGCTTCCTCTCTCCCGGAGCAGAGTCAGCTACAGCCACAGGAGCCTCTGCCAGCCAG GCCTCTAGCCAGTCACTGTTTGGGACAGACCTGGACCCTGAAGGACCCCCCACCCTCACCCCGGAGGTGCCAGCTGACATTTTCGCTCACTCTGCAGAGTGCACGGCACCGTCCTACAGTAACATGGAGGAGGTGGACTAG